The Vicia villosa cultivar HV-30 ecotype Madison, WI unplaced genomic scaffold, Vvil1.0 ctg.000320F_1_1, whole genome shotgun sequence region AACATATGATGAtcacgatgatgatgatgatattcatTTGTCGGATAAAATTGTGAGGCCGGTAAAATCGACGGATAAGTCGTTTTCTTTGCTGAGGAAAGATCTTGTAATGTTAGAAAAAATATTTGAGGAAGGTAAAGGGAAGATGCGGGAAGAAGAGAAGAAATTGCAGTCTATAAAGAGAGAGATTGAGGAGTGTAGCAGAGAGCTTGTAACTAAGAAGAAGCATAAAGTTAGTTgtgttaaaaaaattgaagaagcTTGCAGCAAAATGCAGGATAAAATTGAAGAATGTACCAAGGAGTTTGTAGTGAAGGAAGGACAGCTTTATTTGCTAGAGGACTTGATTGGAGAGCGCACGGAAGAGCTCAAGACGAAAGAGATAGAACTCATTAAAGTCAAGGGTAACATTTCAAAAGTAATAGAACTTCGTCGAGTCAATATTGGAAGAATTGACAAGGAACGTGGAAGGAAGGAAGGGGAACTCGAGGCTCTTTCCCAAAAAATTGCTGAATGTAGTTTGGAACTTAAGGCAAAAGAGAAGGACCTTGATGCAGTGAACAAATTAATTGTCGGACAAACAAAACAGTTTGAGTCTGAAAAGAAGAAGTTTCTACAGGGGATGTTTCTAATGAAGGATGATCGCGCTCAAATGAAGGAATTTGGGTCAATGAAGAAGCAATTTGGATGTCAGGTTAAGGAACTTGAGTCCAAAGAGAAGCAGTATGAAGGACGGATGGAGGAGCTTAAGTCACAGGAGAAGCGCATTGAAGGAAGAGTTGAGGATTTGGAATCAAGAGAAAAGCAGCTTCAAGGACATATGAAGGAGTTTGAATCAAAACAGAAGCAATTTGAAGAACGGGCAATGGAGCTAGAAACAAAAGAGATGCAACAGGAAGGCCGGGAGAAGGAGTTTGAATCGAAAAAGGAGAAATTAAAAGGCCAAGAGAGGGAGCTGGAATTTAAAAAGGAGCACTTTGAAAGCCAAATGAAGGTGTTAGAGTCGATAGATAACCGACTTGTAGGCCGAGTGAGGGAGTTTGAGTCAAAGGAAAGGGAGTTTGAATGTAAAATGAAAGAGTTGATATCGAAACAGAAGCATTTGGAAAGCCGATTAGAGGAGCTTAAGTCAAATGAAAAGAAGCTTGAAGACCGAGTGAAGGAGCATGGCTCAaaagaaagagagtttgaagtCCGTGTGAAGGAGATGGAATCTAAAAAGAACCACTTTGAAACACAGGTGAAGGAATTTGAATCAAAAGAAAGGGAGTTTGAAGGCAATCTGAATGAGATGCTATCTAAACTGAAGCATTGTGAAAGCCGGATGACAGAGCTTGATTGCAAAGCGAGGCAGCATGAAGGCCGAACGAAGGAACATGAATCAAAAGTGAGAGAATTTGATGGCCATGTGAAGGAATTTGATGTCCGGTTGAAGGAGTTTAAATCACAAGAGGATGAATTTGAAGGCCGGGTGAAGAAGTTTGAATCAAAAGAGGATGAATTGGAAGGCCAGATTAAGGAGTTGGAATCAGAAAAGAAGCGTTTCATGAGTCAAGCGATGGAGCTCGaatcaaaagaaaatcaatttgACACAAAAATGAAAGAGT contains the following coding sequences:
- the LOC131626765 gene encoding uncharacterized protein LOC131626765, producing MDFEASDVKETVFRDDFESKDDDDDDHVLLSTRILQISSLGKCSSKRDASGKRLFDNGNSLHIKAKKSKVSTYDDHDDDDDIHLSDKIVRPVKSTDKSFSLLRKDLVMLEKIFEEGKGKMREEEKKLQSIKREIEECSRELVTKKKHKVSCVKKIEEACSKMQDKIEECTKEFVVKEGQLYLLEDLIGERTEELKTKEIELIKVKGNISKVIELRRVNIGRIDKERGRKEGELEALSQKIAECSLELKAKEKDLDAVNKLIVGQTKQFESEKKKFLQGMFLMKDDRAQMKEFGSMKKQFGCQVKELESKEKQYEGRMEELKSQEKRIEGRVEDLESREKQLQGHMKEFESKQKQFEERAMELETKEMQQEGREKEFESKKEKLKGQERELEFKKEHFESQMKVLESIDNRLVGRVREFESKEREFECKMKELISKQKHLESRLEELKSNEKKLEDRVKEHGSKEREFEVRVKEMESKKNHFETQVKEFESKEREFEGNLNEMLSKLKHCESRMTELDCKARQHEGRTKEHESKVREFDGHVKEFDVRLKEFKSQEDEFEGRVKKFESKEDELEGQIKELESEKKRFMSQAMELESKENQFDTKMKEFQSKEEELEGRVKDIKSKEEELEGRMNELESEKMCFLSQAMELESKENQFDRKLKEFQSKEEEFEGRVKGVKSKEGELEGQVKDIKLKEEELEGRVKELKTEKKHFEMLVKNFKSKEKKYERLWNELELKENKFKVKVKAKLNKIDSQPKEPELSEKQNGVLTKHTVEEKYSATSDQLSAPMDGRGLQLDTNKKTDGVESLCCGVLVNLLESSDPAKFVLDIIRNPTIPLCDKKGDHAVIINDSHINLLEQLMTISPYIKPSVRKEALKLALDLKANMKENTENYLAVLGFLLLLSNYGLVTSFIEDEILEHFAFVAHYKMAAKLFRNLSFVNKVSDFVENLIKRKQFVGAVRFSCEYNLADKNRQIDLLQEHVRNAKQICETSCNNSNSIEIKDKARDREIASLETVLQCISDQGLEPKVLFNKEIKYRILELKGYKGN